Proteins encoded by one window of Lasioglossum baleicum chromosome 4, iyLasBale1, whole genome shotgun sequence:
- the Acc gene encoding acetyl-CoA carboxylase isoform X3, with translation MKRMKRFVLAQSTEKDPIWKSSDNLMAGVGASKMHAETASKEQLSSMEKPSGDKQHSTTGLTPSMSQGTVMIQTQSRLLEKDFTIATPEEFVHRFGGTKVINKILIANNGIAAVKCMRSIRRWSYEMFKNERAVRFVVMVTPEDLKANAEYIKMADQYVPVPGGSNNNNYANVELIVDIAIRLQVQAVWAGWGHASENPKLPELLHKNNISFIGPSERAMWALGDKIASSIVAQTAEVPTLPWSGSELKAQYSGKKIKISSELFKKGCVSTAEECLAAANKIGFPVMVKASEGGGGKGIRKVENAEELPTLFRQVQTEIPGSPIFIMKLAKCARHLEVQLLADNYGNAISLFGRDCSIQRRHQKIIEEAPAVIAKPEVFEEMEKAAVRLAKMVGYVSAGTVEYLYDTSGRYYFLELNPRLQVEHPCTEMVSDVNLPAAQLQIAMGLPLHHIKDIRLLYGESPWGDSVIDFDQPRHKPQPWGHVIAARITSENPDEGFKPSSGTVQELNFRSSKNVWGYFSVGASGGLHEFADSQFGHCFSWGEDRNQARENLVVALKELSIRGDFRTTVEYLITLLETESFLQNNIDTAWLDLLISERVRSDKPDVLLAVTCGALHIADRTITAAFTGFQTALEKGQIQAGNDLENVIDVELINDGYKYKVQAAKSGPNSYFLIMNRSYKEIELHRLSDGGLLLSLDGASFTTYMREEVDRYRIVIGNQTCVFEKDNDPSLLRSPSAGKLVSFLVDDGGHVNAGQAYAEIEVMKMVMSVTASEAGSVFYVKRPGAVLDAGTLIAHLELDDPTLVTKAQDFTGQFAGNEVPAISEKLNHLHTKYRVGLENILGGYCLPDPYHVPRVQELLEMFMSSLRDPSLPLLELQEVIASISGRIPISVEKKIRKLMSLYERNITSVLAQFPSQQIAAVIDGHAASLSKRSERDVFFLTTQVIVQLVQKYRNGIRGRMKTAVHELLRQYYTVESQFQQGHYDKCVSALIEEYKDDVATVTATIFSHNQVTKKNVLVTMLIDHIWANEPGLTDELSSTLTELTSLNRTEHSRVALRARQILIAAHQPAYELRHNQMESIFLSAVDMYGHDFHPENLQKLILSETSIFDILHDFFYHTNRAVCNAALEVYVRRAYISYELTCLQHLELSGEVPLVHFQFMLPINHPNRQSQSSVNHRIGAMAAFQDMEQFVKYSDEVLDLLEDLSSPGSISAKVLEAVDAAGSESRHSTSINVSISNAEAGGAVELGERPAEPVHILSVAVQDNVENHDDESLTQVFGDWCTANKEELISRGIRRVTFCVLKKRQFPKFFTFRQRDGFLEDKIYRHLEPGCAFQLELNRMRTYDLEALPTSNQKMHLYLGHAKVAKGQQVTDYRFFIRSIIRHSDLITKEASFDYLQNEGERVLLEAMDELEVAFSHPLAKRTECNHIFLNFVPTVIMDPVKMEESVNDMVLRYGSRLWKLRVRHAEIKMAIRPSPGKPASIIRLCIANDSGYSIDLHLYTEVTDPKTGIIRFEPSDTRKSGPMQGLPISTPYLTKDYLQAKRFQAQSAGTTYVYDLPDMFRQQTEKIWQKYIEERSNCDITIPNPVMECMELVLEGDNLVEQKRLPGENNVGMVAWRLKLYTPEYAETGRDVILIANDLTYLIGSFGPKEDLVFCKASERARQLGVPRIYFSANSGARIGLAEEVKALFKICWEDENEPEKGFKYIYLTTDDYARLAPLNSVKASLIEDRGESRYKITDVIGKDDGLGVENLKYAGMIAGETSRAYDEIVTISIVSCRAIGIGAYLLRLGQRVIQIENSHIILTGYRALNTVLGREVYASNNQLGGIQIMHYNGVSHATDERDLDGVETALRWLSYCPKFKGAPLPIQPAPLPDPVDREVGYVPTKTAYDPRWMLEGRPSPNELNSWESGFFDRGSWQEIMRPWAQTVVTGRARLGGIPCGVIAVETRCVELHLPADPANFDSEAKTISQAGQVWFPDSAYKTAQAINDFKKEEIPLFIFANWRGFSGGMKDMYEQIIKFGAYIVDGLREYTKPVFVYIPPNGELRGGAWAVVDPTINPRYMEMFADNTSRAGVLEPEGIVEIKFRSKDLIKTMHRVDSVIIKLKEKLSNADTPEARTEIESQISKREQDLEPMYRQVAVHFADLHDTPERMFEKNAIHDIVPWRKARRLLYWRLRRRLLEDEIKEEVLSMQPRFDVRQVGAMLRRWFTEDKGPTECYLWDQDEAATNWLESQRQNENSVISRNITCVKQDAVVSRIKEALEACPEVRLTAVLEIAHRLQPTERAELLRTLSQLETTTQEHHNDSSASS, from the exons ATGAAACGCATGAAAAGATTCGTGTTGGCTCAAAGCACAGAGAAAGACCCGATTTGGAAGTCCTCGGACAACCTGATGGCTGGCGTCGGTGCATCGAAAATGCACGCGGAAACGGCTTCCAAGGAGCAGCTATCATCGATGGAGAAACCGTCGGGCGACAAACAACACTCGACCACTGGATTAAC GCCCAGCATGTCGCAGGGCACGGTGATGATCCAGACGCAGAGTAGGCTCCTTGAGAAGGATTTCACTATTGCCACACCTGAAGAGTTCGTTCATCGTTTCGGCGGCACCAAAGTCATCAACAAG ATACTGATTGCGAACAACGGAATAGCGGCAGTAAAATGTATGCGTTCGATACGCCGTTGGTCCTACGAGATGTTCAAGAACGAACGGGCCGTGCGATTCGTCGTGATGGTCACACCGGAAGATCTGAAAGCGAACGCGGAATACATAAAAATGGCAGATCAATACGTTCCTGTACCTGGCGGCTCGAACAACAACAATTACGCCAACGTGGAGTTGATCGTCGACATCGCCATTCGTCTTCAAGTTCAGGCAGTCTGGGCTGGATGGGGTCACGCTTCGGAAAATCCAAAATTGCCGGAATTGCTTCACAAAAACAACATCAGCTTCATTG GACCGTCCGAGAGAGCTATGTGGGCGCTCGGTGACAAAATCGCCTCCAGTATAGTGGCGCAAACCGCCGAGGTACCGACACTGCCGTGGTCAGGATCAGAATTGAAGGCTCAGTACAGCGGCAAGAAGATAAAGATATCTTCGGAACTGTTCAAGAAAGGATGCGTCTCAACGGCGGAAGAGTGTTTGGCGGCAGCGAATAAAATTGGCTTTCCGGTGATGGTGAAAGCCAGCGAAGGTGGCGGTGGCAAAGGCATCAGAAAAGTAGAAAACGCCGAAGAGTTGCCTACGTTGTTTAG ACAGGTACAAACCGAGATACCTGGGTCTCCTATATTTATTATGAAACTGGCGAAGTGTGCTCGGCACTTGGAAGTGCAATTATTAGCAGATAATTATGGAAACGCGATATCGTTGTTCGGTCGTGATTGTTCCATTCAGAGAAGACATCAGAAAATCATCGAAGAAGCGCCGGCCGTGATTGCCAAGCCGGAAGTCTTCGAAGAGATGGAGAAG GCTGCCGTGAGATTGGCCAAAATGGTTGGATATGTCAGCGCAGGTACCGTCGAATATCTCTACGACACTTCCGGGCGATACTACTTCCTAGAATTGAACCCGCGTCTGCAAGTCGAGCATCCTTGCACGGAGATGGTGTCCGACGTGAATCTACCAGCTGCCCAGCTTCAAATCGCCATGGGATTGCCGCTTCATCATATCAAAGATATTCGTCTCCTCTACGGTGAAAGTCCGTGGGGTGATAGTGTTATCGATTTCGATCAGCCGCGGCACAAACCTCAGCCATGGGGTCACGTAATAGCTGCGAGAATTACTAGTGAAAATCCAGACGAAG GTTTCAAACCAAGTTCCGGTACCGTCCAAGAATTGAACTTCCGGTCCTCGAAGAACGTATGGGGTTACTTCTCGGTGGGAGCATCCGGCGGCCTCCACGAATTCGCAGACTCTCAATTCGGTCACTGTTTCTCATGGGGAGAGGATCGTAATCAGGCCAGAGAAAATTTGGTCGTTGCTCTAAAGGAGTTGAGCATCAGGGGTGACTTTCGAACGACCGTTGAATATCTAATCACACTACTAGAAACAGAATCCTTCTTGCAAAACAACATAGACACGGCTTGGCTCGATCTATTAATCTCCGAGCGTGTTAGAAGCGATAAACCGGACGTGTTGTTAGCTGTAACTTGCGGCGCTCTTCATATCGCCGATAGAACTATCACGGCTGCGTTCACTGGATTCCAAACGGCATTAGAGAAGGGACAGATACAAGCTGGTAACGACTTGGAGAACGTGATCGAC GTTGAGCTGATCAACGATGGATACAAATATAAAGTACAAGCAGCGAAATCAGGACCGAACAGCTACTTCCTTATCATGAATCGTTCCTACAAAGAAATAGAATTGCATCGGCTCTCGGACGGAGGTCTACTGCTCTCTTTGGACGGCGCGAGTTTCACCACTTACATGAGAGAGGAGGTCGACCGTTATAGAATCGTGATAGGGAACCAAACCTGTGTCTTCGAGAAAGACAACGACCCGTCTCTGTTGCGATCTCCTTCTGCTGGAAAGCTGGTCAGCTTTCTGGTCGACGACGGTGGCCACGTGAACGCTGGACAGGCGTACGCGGAAATCGAGGTTATGAAAATGGTGATGTCAGTGACCGCCAGCGAAGCTGGAAGCGTTTTCTACGTGAAGAGGCCAGGCGCCGTTCTCGATGCCGGTACTCTGATCGCTCACTTGGAGTTGGACGATCCAACTTTGGTAACCAAAGCCCAGGACTTCACCGGTCAGTTCGCGGGAAACGAAGTTCCTGCTATCTCCGAAAAGTTGAACCATCTTCACACGAAATACAGAGTCGGTTTGGAGAACATTTTGGGTGGATATTGTTTGCCCGATCCGTACCATGTGCCGCGCGTACAAGAACTTCTCGAGATGTTTATGAGCTCGTTGCGTGATCCTAGTTTGCCATTGCTCGAGCTGCAAGAGGTGATCGCCTCGATATCCGGCAGAATCCCGATCTCTGTCGAAAAGAAAATTAGGAAATTGATGTCCCTCTACGAGAGGAACATCACTTCTGTTTTAGCCCAATTCCCTAGTCAGCAGATCGCCGCCGTGATCGACGGACACGCGGCGTCGCTGTCGAAGCGATCCGAGCGCGACGTCTTCTTCTTGACCACGCAAGTTATAGTGCAATTAGTACAAAAATATAGGAATGGAATACGTGGAAGAATGAAGACCGCCGTTCACGAACTTCTCAGACAGTACTACACCGTCGAGTCGCAATTCCAACAAGGCCATTACGATAAATGCGTCTCGGCTTTGATAGAGGAATACAAAGACGACGTGGCTACGGTGACGGCCACGATTTTCAGTCACAATCAAGTTACCAAGAAGAACGTATTGGTAACCATGCTGATCGATCACATCTGGGCCAACGAGCCTGGACTCACGGACGAATTGTCGAGCACCTTGACAGAACTGACCAGTTTGAATCGTACGGAACACAGCAGAGTCGCGTTGCGCGCCAGGCAGATCTTGATCGCTGCCCACCAACCCGCCTACGAATTACGACACAATCAAATGGAATCGATATTCTTATCGGCGGTGGACATGTACGGCCACGATTTCCACCCGGAAAATCTACAGAAACTGATTCTCTCCGAGACCTCCATCTTCGATATTCTACACGACTTCTTCTACCATACGAATCGCGCAGTCTGCAACGCCGCGTTAGAGGTCTACGTTCGGAGAGCGTACATCAGCTACGAGTTGACCTGCTTGCAGCATTTGGAATTGTCCGGCGAAGTTCCCCTCGTGCACTTCCAGTTCATGTTGCCGATCAATCATCCGAATCGGCAAAGTCAGTCTTCGGTTAACCACAGAATCGGAGCTATGGCAGCTTTCCAAGACATGGAACAATTCGTAAAATATTCCGACGAGGTGCTGGACCTGTTGGAGGACCTGTCCTCGCCGGGTTCGATCTCTGCCAAAGTCCTGGAAGCGGTAGACGCGGCTGGCAGCGAGTCCAGACACAGCACGTCGATAAACGTGTCCATAAGCAACGCGGAAGCCGGTGGCGCGGTTGAATTGGGCGAGAGGCCCGCCGAACCGGTGCATATCCTCAGCGTCGCCGTCCAAGACAACGTGGAGAATCACGACGACGAGTCCTTGACGCAGGTGTTCGGCGATTGGTGCACCGCGAACAAAGAGGAACTGATCTCGCGGGGAATCAGAAGAGTGACGTTCTGTGTTCTGAAGAAGAGGCAGTTCCCGAAGTTCTTCACTTTCCGTCAGAGGGACGGTTTCCTGGAGGACAAGATTTATCGGCATCTCGAGCCTGGCTGCGCGTTCCAGTTAGAATTGAACCGAATGAGAACCTACGACCTGGAAGCTCTGCCCACCTCGAACCAGAAGATGCATCTTTATCTCGGTCACGCGAAGGTCGCCAAAGGACAACAAGTCACCGATTACCGGTTCTTCATCCGTTCTATCATAAGACACTCCGATCTGATTACCAAAGAGGCCAGCTTCGACTATCTCCAAAACGAAGGTGAACGTGTTTTACTGGAGGCCATGGACGAACTGGAAGTTGCGTTCTCGCATCCGCTCGCCAAGCGTACCGAGTGCAATCACATTTTCTTGAACTTCGTCCCCACGGTGATCATGGACCCGGTGAAAATGGAGGAGAGCGTGAACGACATGGTGCTCAGGTACGGTTCCCGGTTATGGAAACTGAGGGTACGTCACGCCGAGATCAAAATGGCGATTCGTCCGTCGCCGGGCAAGCCAGCGTCCATCATACGCCTGTGCATCGCCAACGATAGCGGTTACAGCATAGACTTGCATCTGTACACGGAGGTGACAGATCCAAAGACCGGTATTATTCGTTTCGAACCCTCCGACACCCGGAAGTCGGGACCCATGCAGGGTCTGCCGATTTCCACGCCATATTTAACCAAAGATTACCTTCAAGCGAAACGGTTCCAGGCTCAAAGCGCCGGCACAACTTACGTGTACGATCTGCCCGATATGTTCAGGCAGCAAACAGAGAAGATCTGGCAGAAGTATATAGAGGAGAGGTCGAACTGCGACATCACCATTCCGAATCCAGTGATGGAATGCATGGAATTGGTCCTGGAAGGTGACAATCTGGTGGAGCAGAAACGTCTTCCCGGTGAAAACAACGTTGGCATGGTGGCTTGGAGATTGAAGCTCTACACACCGGAATACGCGGAAACTGGACGGGATGTTATACTAATAGCGAACGACTTGACCTATTTGATCGGTTCGTTTGGTCCGAAGGAAGACTTGGTGTTCTGCAAAGCATCCGAAAGGGCCAGACAACTCGGAGTCCCCAGGATCTACTTCTCCGCGAACTCCGGAGCGCGTATCGGTCTGGCGGAAGAAGTGAAAGCGCTGTTTAAAATCTGCTGGGAAGATGAAAATGAGCCTGAGAAaggatttaaatatatttatttgacAACGGACGATTACGCCCGGTTGGCGCCGCTCAACTCCGTGAAGGCTTCGTTGATCGAAGATCGAGGCGAGTCTCGTTACAAGATCACAGACGTGATCGGCAAAGACGACGGTCTCGGCGTAGAGAATTTAAAGTACGCTGGTATGATCGCTGGAGAAACGTCCAGAGCGTACGACGAAATAGTTACGATCTCTATCGTATCTTGTAGAGCTATCGGTATCGGAGCATACCTGCTGCGTCTTGGCCAAAGAGTCATTCAAATAGAGAACTCGCATATTATCTTGACCGGTTACAGAGCGCTGAACACTGTGCTGGGTCGCGAAGTGTACGCGAGTAATAACCAACTCGGTGGGATACAAATTATGCATTACAACGGCGTGTCGCATGCCACCGATGAAAGAGACTTGGACGGTGTCGAAACCGCTTTAAGGTGGTTGAGCTATTGTCCCAAGTTTAAAGGCGCGCCTCTTCCTATACAACCGGCGCCGCTTCCTGATCCAGTTGACAGAGAAGTCGGTTATGTACCCACGAAAACAGCCTACGATCCTAGGTGGATGCTCGAAGGCAGGCCGTCACCGAACGAACTAAATTCATGGGAAAGTGGATTCTTCGACCGAGGTTCTTGGCAG GAAATAATGAGACCTTGGGCTCAAACCGTGGTAACTGGACGAGCCCGGTTAGGTGGAATTCCTTGCGGTGTTATCGCCGTTGAAACACGGTGTGTTGAACTGCATCTACCAGCTGATCCTGCTAATTTCGACTCGGAGGCGAAAACTATATCCCAAGCAGGACAAGTATGGTTCCCCGATAGCGCGTACAAAACTGCCCAGGCCATTAACGATTTTAAGAAAGAGGAAATACCACTGTTTATTTTCGCCAATTGGAGAGGATTCTCTGGTGGAATGAAAG ATATGTACGAGCAGATCATCAAATTCGGTGCTTACATAGTAGACGGTTTACGGGAGTATACGAAACCGGTATTCGTGTACATTCCACCGAACGGAGAATTAAGAGGTGGTGCCTGGGCAGTAGTTGATCCAACTATAAACCCGCGTTACATGGAAATGTTTGCTGACAATACAAGCAGAGCTGGTGTCCTCGAACCCGAAGGGATAGTTGAAATCAAATTTAGGTCGAAAGATTTAATTAAAACCATGCATAGAGTGGATTCGGTGATTATAAAACTCAAG GAAAAATTATCGAACGCAGATACGCCAGAAGCACGAACAGAAATCGAGTCTCAGATAAGTAAACGAGAACAAGATCTGGAACCGATGTACCGTCAAGTTGCAGTGCACTTTGCGGATCTCCATGATACTCCGGAGAGAATGTTCGAGAAGAACGCGATTCATGACATAGTTCCTTGGCGAAAAGCCCGTAGGTTACTCTATTGGCGGCTCAGAAGGAGACTTCTGGAAGATGAAATCAAAGAAGAAGTTCTGTCCATGCAACCGCGTTTCGATGTCCGACAAGTTGGCGCGATGTTGCGGCGATGGTTCACAGAAGACAAAGGGCCCACAGAGTGTTACTTGTGGGATCAGGACGAAGCAGCGACCAACTGGCTGGAGAGTCAACGCCAAAACGAGAACAGTGTTATTTCGCGAAATATTACTTGCGTGAAGCAAGACGCGGTTGTGTCTCGAATCAAAGAGGCTCTCGAGGCTTGTCCAGAGGTCAGGTTAACCGCAGTCCTGGAAATCGCCCACAGGTTACAGCCGACCGAACGCGCGGAATTGCTTAGGACATTATCGCAACTAGAAACCACCACCCAAGAACATCATAACGACTCAAGTGCCTCGTCTTAa